In Iodobacter fluviatilis, the DNA window TCCTTATAATCAATCGCCTTATACTGAAAGATATGTTAATTTAAAAAATATATTGAAAGATGAGTTTGGTAAGCCAAAGTATAATGTTGCAAATAGAAATATTGTGCTTGGTTTTGCTAACGCAGATATTTCCCCTGATGCACGCTCGGGTATTGTCCTGAGTGAATTTTACAGAGAGAGCGACGTTGTTTTTTTAAATAACAGTATTCTTCAAAAAAACAGCCCGCAGGATTATATTCTGTCACCTGCATCTCCTGCTATTAAGAAGGGTTTTTATCAGGGAGATCTCACTTTAATTCCAAGCCCTTACTGACTCTTTGCATTAAATTTATTGAGATAAATAATGAGTGTTGATGTTATTGCAGTGCTTACCTCTTTTAACAGAAAAGAAAAGACAATTAAATCTTTAGCATTTTTTGAGAGCGCAGCAAAAGCGGCAGGGCTGACATATAGTGCCGTTTTGGTAGATGATGCAAGTACCGATGGTACGGCTCAGGCGGTTGAGCAATCACATGCTTGGGTAAGGGTTATCCGAGGTAGTGGAAATTTATACTGGTGCCGTGGTATGGCTTTAGCCATCACAGAGGCACTAAAAGAAGAGTCTGGGCATATTTTGTGGCTTAATGATGATACTGATTTAAATGAAAATGCTTTAAAAATAATGAGTGGTGCAGGTCTTGAATTAAAAAATATATATGGAAAAAGCGGGATCATCGTTGGCTGCACAACTTCAGATGGAAGTGATGTTTCATATGGCGGTTTGAAAAGTATCAGCGCGTTCAGAAAATTTTCATATCAGAGAGTTTATCAGGAGCACGCATCAATAGAATGCGATGCAATGAATGGTAATGCCGTTTTAATTGCCAGAGAAGATGTGCAAAAAATTGGTAATTTAGATATTAAATATGAGCATGCAATGGGCGATATTGATTATGCTTTAATGGCTAAAAAATTGGGAATAAAGATTTTTACTGCTCCTGAAATTGTGGGTGTATGTGGTCAAAATTCGGATAAGGGTACATCTAAAGACGCATCATTGGGGATGCTGACGCGTTGGGAAAAAATGTTAAGCCGTAAAGAGCTGCCACCAAAATCATGGCTGCATTTTACATTTAAGCATGGTGGTGTATTGGCCCCGTTGTATTTTGTATGGCCCTACATTAAATTTTGGGGGCAGGCTTTTAAGTCTTTACCAAAATAAACATGAGTGCATGTGATTCATCTCTGCAGAATTTGGAAGGCGGTTAATGGAATTTCTTATACATAAATGGAAATATTTAAAAACGACTGAAATATTAAATGTAACTGTTATGTTTTTTTCAGTTTTGTTTTTTTATTTATTTTCTCCCTTCTTGTCTGTTTTAGCCGCGTTGTTTTTCTTATCGCTGGTGTTTGAAAGTGATAAAGTCAGAATTTCTATTCTGACATTTATTTTTCTTTCTGTTTATTCAATGATTATCTTTTTTAAACCTGTTTCAGGTGACTGGAATTGGTATACGCAGCATTACCGTGCTCTGCAGTCAATCGATTTTTTATCGTACTACGGTCATACTTATGGGCCTTTTACTATTAAATATACTGAGCCTGTATACTATTTTTTGTCATTTGTTTTATCCAGAGCAACCGGGGCTAATGTCACTGCACTGGCTTTGGTGGTATCAACAATTTTTTATAGTGTGTTTACTTTTTCATTGTTTAAATTAAGCAAATACTTTTCTATTGCATCCTGGCAGAAAAATATTGTTGTGATTGCTGCTGTCCTGCTGAGTGTTACGCCCAGCCTAGTTTTACACCTTGTTCGCCAGGAAATGGCGTCAGTATTATTGTTTTGTGGCTTGGTTTTATTATTGACGAGCAATAAGCGTTCTGCAATTTGTTTTTTAATTGTTTCAGTATTTACACATCAATCTGCTGCTATTGTATTGGGTATTTTTGCATTTTCTTATTTATTATCAAGGATTCCATTCGGGAGTAGCTGGTTTTTTGCATTTGTTGTTTCTCTCTTAATGGGCTTGTTTTATGTAAAGTCCGGCTATTTTATCAGCGAGGATAATGCGGGTAAGGGGGATGGTACAGTTAACCCGCTTGTTTATCTCTATGATGCAATTTTATTATTTTCATTCTTATTTTCTGTATACTCGATTAAGCTGAATCCAGTAGTAAAAAGCATTTTTTATATTTTTGTTGCATCTTATATGGGCTTTTTGCTAGGAGTTTCTCCTGAGCCTTTACCTTTGCTGCGCATGTATTTCTATGTTGAGTGGTTTCGTGCTTTTTTTATTGTCGTTGTATTAAGCCGTATGGTTTCGTTTATTTATTTTAATGCTCTTTCTGTTTTTATATTATTGTTGGGCGGTTTTTATACTAATTACAGAATTTCATCCTCTGACCTCGGTTTCCCTTTGAGTATTTATTCTTTTGTAAACAGGTCCATTCAATCCTGGATGTTTCTTTTTTGATTCTTTGCTTTGTGCGGGGGCTTTATGTTGTTTTTAACATCTTGGGATGACGGTCATCCCTCAGACCTGCGCCTTGCGGATTTGCTGTGTAAATATAATTTGAAAGGTACATTTTTTGTACCAACATCCAATAAAGAAGGAAGGGAAGTTTTAGCTAAAGAGGAGCTTAGGCGGCTGGATCGGAATTTTGAAATTGGCGGGCATACGCTGACGCATTGCTATTTAAATGGTTTAGCTGCAGATGTTTTAAATCATGAAATTTGTGCCGGTAAAGCAGCTATTGAGGATGATCTGGGACATTCCATTAATGGCTTTTGCTATCCGGGTGGCGTTTTTGATTCGCGCACGATTTGTGCTGTGAAAGCTGCTGGTTTTGACTATGCCAGAACGGTTGAAAATTTGTGTTTTGATTTAGGAAAATCAGCATGGCTTATGCCGACTAGTTTCCAGTTTTATCCGCACAGTGCATTTGTATTGGCTAAAAATGCAATAAAATATCCGAAAATATCAAAATTTAATATAGTTAGAATGCGCTGGAGTGAGAAAGAGTTTATGCGTTTTATGGAAGCTCAGCTTGCTGATGCTAATCATCATTCTTCTGTTTTTCATCTGTGGGGGCATAGTTGGGAGCTGGATGAATATGATTTATGGGGCAAACTTGAGTCTTTTTTTAAGCTGACAGAACATTATCCTATTCAGGCTTTAACTTTGTTTGATGCTCATCAGCTGAAAAATTAAAGTTTAATCAATATTATTCATCTTTGCTTTTTCACCATAAAATCATGACAAATAAAAATTTTAATAATGATTTTCCAACTGTCCTCTTTGTGCAAAGGCGCTTGCCACATTATCGCGTCCCTTTTTTTGAAGCATTAAAGCTTGAGCTATTAATCAGGGGCTGCAATTTACGTGTACTGCATGGTTTGCCGAATCAGGAAGAGCTACTTAAGAATGATTCAGGCGTTTTACCATGGGCAGAGTCTTTACCTAATTACTATTTTTTGGGTGGAAAAATATGCTGGCAGCCATTCCATCGGCAGTTAAAAGATGCTGATTTAGTTATTTGCAGCCATGAAAACAAGCTGGTTTTTAATCTTTTCTTTCAATATTTTTATACGGAAGTAAAGTTTGCTTTGCTGGGGCACGGTGCAAATTTGCAAGGAAATGCAAATAGCTTGCGAGAGAAATTTAAACGACTTGCGGCAAAAAAAGCAGATTGGTGGTTTGCATATACGTCGATGAGCCTGCCGCTCATTACCGGGTTTGGCTTTCCTGAGGATAGAATTACCATTATCAATAACTCGATTGATACCCAGGAGCTTAATCTGCAGATTAATGCGATTGGTGATGTTGAATCTGTAAAAAAGGCATTAGGATTGTCTGGCCGCCGCGTGGGCGTTTTTATGGGTTCTTTTTATCATGAAAAACGCATTGAATTTTTATTAGACTCGCTGGTTTTAATTAAAAATGAGATTGATGA includes these proteins:
- a CDS encoding glycosyltransferase family 2 protein encodes the protein MSVDVIAVLTSFNRKEKTIKSLAFFESAAKAAGLTYSAVLVDDASTDGTAQAVEQSHAWVRVIRGSGNLYWCRGMALAITEALKEESGHILWLNDDTDLNENALKIMSGAGLELKNIYGKSGIIVGCTTSDGSDVSYGGLKSISAFRKFSYQRVYQEHASIECDAMNGNAVLIAREDVQKIGNLDIKYEHAMGDIDYALMAKKLGIKIFTAPEIVGVCGQNSDKGTSKDASLGMLTRWEKMLSRKELPPKSWLHFTFKHGGVLAPLYFVWPYIKFWGQAFKSLPK
- a CDS encoding EpsG family protein — translated: MEFLIHKWKYLKTTEILNVTVMFFSVLFFYLFSPFLSVLAALFFLSLVFESDKVRISILTFIFLSVYSMIIFFKPVSGDWNWYTQHYRALQSIDFLSYYGHTYGPFTIKYTEPVYYFLSFVLSRATGANVTALALVVSTIFYSVFTFSLFKLSKYFSIASWQKNIVVIAAVLLSVTPSLVLHLVRQEMASVLLFCGLVLLLTSNKRSAICFLIVSVFTHQSAAIVLGIFAFSYLLSRIPFGSSWFFAFVVSLLMGLFYVKSGYFISEDNAGKGDGTVNPLVYLYDAILLFSFLFSVYSIKLNPVVKSIFYIFVASYMGFLLGVSPEPLPLLRMYFYVEWFRAFFIVVVLSRMVSFIYFNALSVFILLLGGFYTNYRISSSDLGFPLSIYSFVNRSIQSWMFLF
- a CDS encoding polysaccharide deacetylase family protein, whose amino-acid sequence is MLFLTSWDDGHPSDLRLADLLCKYNLKGTFFVPTSNKEGREVLAKEELRRLDRNFEIGGHTLTHCYLNGLAADVLNHEICAGKAAIEDDLGHSINGFCYPGGVFDSRTICAVKAAGFDYARTVENLCFDLGKSAWLMPTSFQFYPHSAFVLAKNAIKYPKISKFNIVRMRWSEKEFMRFMEAQLADANHHSSVFHLWGHSWELDEYDLWGKLESFFKLTEHYPIQALTLFDAHQLKN
- a CDS encoding glycosyltransferase family 4 protein, which encodes MTNKNFNNDFPTVLFVQRRLPHYRVPFFEALKLELLIRGCNLRVLHGLPNQEELLKNDSGVLPWAESLPNYYFLGGKICWQPFHRQLKDADLVICSHENKLVFNLFFQYFYTEVKFALLGHGANLQGNANSLREKFKRLAAKKADWWFAYTSMSLPLITGFGFPEDRITIINNSIDTQELNLQINAIGDVESVKKALGLSGRRVGVFMGSFYHEKRIEFLLDSLVLIKNEIDDFEMIIAGDGVQRHLVEDFCDQYPWAKYVGLVKGKAKAEILAAADVMLNPGLIGLSILDSFVGAAPVLTTDCGLHSPEFVYLNHGVNGIVAINSLKNYAGAVIDLLRDSNKLEAMKAACVQSSREFSVESMARNFADGIMNCLHMPVYRKLH